One Micromonospora craniellae genomic region harbors:
- a CDS encoding putative RNA methyltransferase, translating into MDRRVVERLRCPVCGEPLGEVAAGALRCPRRHSFDIARQGYVNLLAGRAPHGGDTTEMVAARSDFLSAGHYDLISAALADAGTRVTEEAAAPHLGSPTGAAGAYPLVVDAGAGTGRHLAAVLAAVPAAIGLALDVSKPALRRAARAHPRITAAVADTWQRLPLADASTALLLNVFAPRNGAEFHRVLAPTGRLLVVTPVVDHLTELVDTLGLLRVDPAKADRVATGLGGHFVEESHTEHRQELSLAGPEVTTLVGMGPSAWHTAPDGLAARITALGEPVRATVAVRLGVYRPRPRS; encoded by the coding sequence ATGGATCGTCGCGTCGTCGAGCGGCTGCGCTGCCCGGTCTGTGGAGAGCCACTGGGCGAGGTGGCCGCCGGTGCGCTACGGTGCCCGCGCCGGCACAGCTTCGACATCGCCCGGCAGGGCTACGTCAACCTGCTCGCCGGCCGTGCCCCGCACGGCGGGGACACCACGGAGATGGTCGCCGCACGGTCGGACTTCCTCTCCGCCGGTCACTACGACCTGATCTCCGCCGCCCTCGCCGACGCCGGCACCCGCGTCACCGAGGAGGCCGCCGCCCCGCACTTAGGTTCCCCGACCGGCGCCGCCGGGGCGTACCCGTTGGTGGTGGATGCGGGCGCGGGCACCGGCCGGCACCTCGCGGCGGTGCTGGCGGCCGTGCCGGCGGCGATCGGTCTCGCCCTGGACGTCTCCAAGCCGGCGCTGCGCCGGGCCGCCCGGGCGCACCCCCGGATCACCGCGGCGGTCGCCGACACCTGGCAGCGCCTGCCGCTGGCGGACGCCTCGACGGCGCTGCTGCTGAACGTCTTCGCGCCCCGCAACGGCGCCGAGTTCCACCGGGTCCTCGCACCGACCGGGCGGCTGCTGGTGGTGACGCCGGTCGTCGACCACCTCACCGAGTTGGTCGACACGCTCGGCCTGCTCCGGGTCGACCCGGCCAAGGCGGACCGGGTCGCCACCGGCCTCGGCGGGCACTTCGTCGAAGAGTCGCACACCGAGCACCGGCAGGAGCTGAGCCTGGCCGGGCCGGAGGTGACCACGCTCGTCGGCATGGGTCCGAGCGCCTGGCACACCGCCCCGGACGGGCTGGCCGCCCGGATCACCGCCCTCGGCGAGCCGGTCCGGGCGACCGTCGCGGTCCGTCTCGGCGTGTACCGCCCGCGTCCCAGGTCCTAG
- a CDS encoding DUF4272 domain-containing protein: MIVPAPDPREVREASLEELSRLRLPLPPPQFPLVWEPGDEIELRPTPEVEARIAVLHLIQARCFGMPPQAAMSWLLASHLLEMVTPPEFQFVTGAKGDHRSFVLHHDALFALTWVLGLTKQLDPTLPVDERLVARLPNIVEGETFRRWQARILTAPQHPADAAALLDLHYCLDWAYLEVSRAGRLLPGLVDANAIGQRRWALEWAVMLRGPYHDEPPGWEEVDLST; encoded by the coding sequence GTGATCGTGCCTGCTCCCGACCCCCGCGAGGTGCGTGAAGCGAGCCTGGAGGAGCTGTCCCGGCTGCGACTGCCACTGCCGCCGCCGCAGTTCCCGCTCGTGTGGGAGCCCGGTGACGAGATCGAGTTGCGGCCGACCCCGGAGGTCGAGGCGCGGATCGCCGTGCTGCACCTGATCCAGGCGCGCTGCTTCGGCATGCCGCCGCAGGCGGCGATGAGCTGGTTGCTGGCGTCGCACCTGCTGGAGATGGTCACCCCGCCGGAGTTCCAGTTCGTCACCGGCGCCAAGGGCGACCACCGCTCGTTCGTGCTGCATCACGACGCGCTGTTCGCCCTGACCTGGGTACTCGGCCTGACCAAACAGCTCGACCCCACGCTGCCGGTGGACGAGCGGCTGGTGGCGCGCCTGCCGAACATCGTCGAGGGGGAGACCTTCCGGCGCTGGCAGGCCCGCATCCTGACCGCACCGCAGCATCCGGCCGACGCCGCCGCCCTGCTCGACCTGCACTACTGCCTGGACTGGGCGTACCTGGAGGTGAGCCGGGCCGGGCGGTTGTTGCCGGGGCTGGTGGACGCCAACGCCATCGGCCAGCGTCGCTGGGCCCTGGAGTGGGCGGTGATGCTGCGCGGGCCGTACCACGACGAGCCGCCCGGCTGGGAAGAGGTCGACCTCTCCACCTAG
- a CDS encoding adenosine deaminase, which translates to MAANIGYEDIVKAPKALLHDHLDGGLRPATIVELAAEVGHELPTTDPAELGRWFVASADSGSLERYLETFAHTVAVMQTAPALRRVARECALDLASDGVVYAEVRFAPEQHLESNLSLDEVVEAVLAGFVEGSALAAEAGTPIRVGTLLTAMRHAARSQEIAELAVRHRDHGVVGFDIAGAEAGFPPTRHLDAFEYLQRENFHFTIHAGEAFGLPSIWQAIQWCGADRLGHGVRIVDDITVGAEPVLGRLAAYVRDKRIPLELCPSSNVQTGAAASIAEHPIGLLRDLRFRVTVNTDNRLMSGTSVSREMALLCEAFDYGWREVQWFTINAMKSSFIPFDERLRIIDEVIKPAYAKLLA; encoded by the coding sequence ATGGCCGCGAACATCGGGTACGAGGACATCGTCAAGGCGCCGAAGGCGTTGCTGCACGATCACCTGGACGGCGGTCTGCGGCCCGCGACGATCGTCGAGCTGGCCGCCGAGGTCGGTCACGAGCTGCCCACCACCGACCCGGCGGAGCTGGGACGCTGGTTCGTGGCGTCGGCCGACTCGGGTTCGCTGGAGCGCTACCTGGAGACCTTCGCGCACACCGTCGCCGTGATGCAGACCGCACCGGCGCTGCGGCGGGTGGCCCGGGAGTGCGCGCTGGACCTGGCCTCCGACGGGGTGGTCTACGCGGAGGTGCGCTTCGCCCCGGAGCAGCACCTGGAAAGCAACCTGAGCCTGGACGAGGTGGTCGAGGCGGTGCTGGCCGGGTTCGTCGAGGGCAGCGCGCTCGCCGCCGAGGCCGGCACGCCGATCCGGGTCGGCACGCTGCTCACCGCGATGCGGCACGCGGCGCGCTCGCAGGAGATCGCGGAGCTGGCGGTCCGGCATCGCGACCACGGGGTGGTGGGGTTCGACATCGCCGGCGCCGAGGCGGGTTTCCCGCCCACCCGGCACCTGGACGCCTTCGAGTACCTGCAACGGGAGAACTTCCACTTCACGATCCACGCCGGTGAGGCGTTCGGGCTGCCCTCCATCTGGCAGGCGATCCAGTGGTGCGGGGCCGACCGGCTGGGCCACGGCGTACGCATCGTGGACGACATCACCGTCGGGGCTGAGCCGGTGCTCGGCCGGCTGGCCGCGTACGTGCGGGACAAGCGGATCCCGTTGGAGCTCTGCCCGTCGTCCAACGTGCAGACCGGTGCCGCCGCGTCGATCGCCGAGCACCCCATCGGGCTGCTGCGTGACCTGCGGTTCCGGGTCACGGTGAACACCGACAACCGGCTGATGAGCGGCACCTCGGTGTCCCGTGAGATGGCGCTGCTCTGCGAGGCGTTCGACTACGGCTGGCGCGAGGTGCAGTGGTTCACCATCAACGCGATGAAGAGTTCCTTCATCCCGTTCGACGAGCGGCTCCGGATCATCGACGAGGTGATCAAGCCGGCGTACGCCAAGCTGCTGGCCTGA